A part of Cannabis sativa cultivar Pink pepper isolate KNU-18-1 chromosome 6, ASM2916894v1, whole genome shotgun sequence genomic DNA contains:
- the LOC115695286 gene encoding uncharacterized protein LOC115695286 has protein sequence MVREGIDTELAEEDELDPCVGSKKIVEPMKDVEEVPVCDLDLTKILRLGKSLELKEKEKIIKALRAATDVFYVVPRRHDRYATSSVEETPLDPVKAKALEKEVDKLLASGMIPNVYYPEWLANLVLVPKPNGTWRAALRFEFTASNNEVEYEALIAGLRLEKVVGAARVEVFSDSQLVVNQVSGECQMRGEKMAVYVAIFWELLHEFADYKVERIPREKNAHTDCLAKLASDREIEKLEVVPVERLTEPSIRTKNIVATVEQELN, from the exons ATGGTCCGTGAAGGGATCGACACAGAATTGgcagaagaagatgagttggatccctgTGTGGGATCcaaaaaaattgtagaacctATGAAGGACGTCGAGGAAGTGCCAGTATGCGACCTCGATCTCACCAAAATCCTCCGGCTGGGAAAGAGCCTAGAActgaaggaaaaagaaaaaataattaaagcacTAAGGGCAGCCACAGATGTTTTCTACGTGGTGCCAAggagacatgaccg ATATGCCACCAGTTCAGTAGAAGAGACACCCCTTGATCCAGTAAAGGCGAAAgctctggagaaagaggtggacaagctaCTAGCTAGTGGCATGATCCCGAATGTATATTACccagaatggctggccaatctaGTACTGGTGCCTAAACCAAATGGGACATGGCGG gcggccctacgtTTCGAattcacagcttcaaacaatgaggttGAATACGAAGCCCTGATTGCAGGGCTGAGGTTAGAAAAAGTCGTGGGTGCCGCAAGAGTAGAAGTCTTTAGTGATTCACAGTTGGTGGTAAACCAAGTGTCGGGAGAATGTCAAATGCGTGGAGAAAAAATGGCTGTGTATGTAGCAATTTTCTGGGAGCTACTCCACGAGTTCGCGGATTATAAAGTGGAAAGAATCCCCAGAGAAAAGAATGCCCACACAGACTGTTTGGCTAAGTTAGCATCAGATAGAGAGATTGAGAAACTGGAGGTGGTACCCGTTGAACGCCTCACAGAACCAAGCATTAGAACCAAAAATATTGTGGCAACAGTTGAGCAAGAGCTCAACTAG